GGGCTTCAGCTGGAACCCATACAAGGCGTACTGGCCCACAATGAAGCCCACTTCCAGCAGAGCCTTGAAGACGATGTTGCAGATGTAGGTCCTCAGGATGGCCCCCCGCATGCACACCCGTGCCCTGGTGttccctgcagggagctggggctgcctggggcgcTGCCGCCTGGCCCCGCTGCCGGCCCGCGCTGCCGCTTGCTGCTGTGCCTTCTCCTCCAGATGCACCAGGTGCAGGATGTGCCCCAGATACACAAGGCTGGGGGTGGAGACAAAGATGATCTGCAGGACCCAGAAGCGGAGGTGGGAGATGGGGAAGGTGCTGTCATAGCAGGCATtttggcagccaggctgctgcgtGTCACAGGAGAAGCCAGACAGCTCATCACCCCAGACCCGCTCCGCGGCTGCCCCCAGCACCAGGATGCGGAAGACGAAGAGGACGGTGAGCCAGACCTTCCCCACCACCGTGGAGTGCTCCTGGGCATTCTCCAGCAGCCGGCCCAGCAGGCTCCAGTCCCCCATTGCGCGTGCTGTGGTGCCCTGCAAGACAGCCACCCTCCAGACACAGCCGCCCCACAGCCCGCCAAAACACCGCCCCACTCCCTGGCCAAGCAGGTGTGCACAGACCCAACCCAAGGCCGTCCCTGGAGTGTCCCCATCCTGCATCCCAGGGACCCCCTAACCTGTCACAAGGAGAGCAGGGGGAGCAAAGGCctccagcagagagctgggaacaGCCGCGGTGGCAGCATGGGGACCTCTCACCGTAGAGGGTGCGGGGGCAGAGCCCGGTGCTCCcgcgctgtcccctcctgtcacagGGGTGTTGGGGGATGCTGTGAGGCCCCTTCCCAGCCGGTCCCCAGCTCCTCTGTGGGGTGCAGACCAGTCTGCCTGCTCCGTCTGTCCGCTCACCCAACAGCAGGCATGGGGTTATTGGGGCATGAGGCAGCTGCGTGCCCCATTGGCTTTCATTGTGACTGGCACATCAAACAGCCACTGGGGAAACTTTTTCCCTCTATTTTTGGTCTGGGCACTTTTCTAATTATAttcggggctgcaggggctggtgctggGGGAGCGCAAGCCCTTGGACACTGATCAATGCCACCCAGGGGTCACTGGCCGCTGCCGGCTGCCAGGGCAacacagccacagccccagctcagccctggcactgcagtcCCCACAGACCCTCGTGGCATCTACCAGGGCTTGGGTGCAGGGATGGACACCCCACACTGGCACCCCAGCTCCCAGCATATCACGGCCAGAGCAGAAAGGAGGGAGGCAGCACCTGAGAATGGAGATTTAATGGCCCAAGATGCCCTCCTGGCCATTGAGGAGAGCCAAACTCACGCCTGAGGGATGCTATCCGTGGGACAGGGACAGTAACAGGCCCATGGGGCGACTGTGGGGCCAGTGGCCCCTGCCCCTAGCAGGCAGAGCAGCGGTCACCCTTCTCCTGCAGCCCAGAGTTGCGGCGCAGCATGTCCTTGAGGGAACCGTCCTGCTCTGTCAGCAGCTGGTTGATCTCGTTCTGCTTGTACTCAGAGGAATGCTTGTGCCCATAGAAGGAGCCCTTCCCCGACGAGGGGTTGGAGTGGTGCTGACTTCGGCGGGCACAGGCCCGCACCACCAGGTAGACCAGCTCTGCCATGTTGAGGATGATGCAGACGCTGGAGGTGACCAGCATGAAGACAGTGAAGATGGTCTTCTCAGTGGGCCGGGAGATGAAGCAGTCGACAGTGTTGGGGCAGGGGTAAGCCTCGCACTTTACCAGCCGCATCATCTGGTAGCCGGGGTAGAGCATGTAGAAGATGTACATGAACACAGCCTCGAAGAGCAGCCTGAAGACCACGCTGCAGACATAGGTCCACCACAGCGATCCCGCTATGCGCATCTTGTGCTTCTTGACCTCTTCCATGTGCTTGGCATCCGCGTGCCCGGTCATCACCAGCAGCTTCTTCTCCTGGTGCTGCTGGTAGGCCACGTGCATGGCCACGAGAAGGGCTGGCGTGGTGACAAGGATGAGCTGCAGCGCCCACAGACGGATGTGGGAGATGGGGAAGAAGTGGTCATAGCAGACGCTGTTGCAGCCAGGCTGCTGGGTGTTGCAGGTGAAGGCGGATTTCTCATCCCCCCAGACGCTCTCGGCTGCCACCACTAACACCATTATCCGGAAGATGAAGATGACGGAGAGCCAGATGCGCCCGATGGCGGTGGAGTGGCGGTTCACCCCGCTCAGCACCGTGTACAGCCCAGCCCAATTCATGGTTTCTCACTCTGCAGGAGAGAGCGGTGAGGGATGGTGTTAGCAGCAGGAAGGACCCCTGGCTGAGAGCCAGCAGGGCCGGGCTccggtggcagcagtcccaggagggacctgggagcaACTGGGTGGCAGCCCTGGTGGGTGGAGAGTAGGATCGACAGACAGGAGGATGGCAGCATGGCTCCTGCTCCTGATACGGCTCCAGGCAGCATTTTGGCCAGAGCAGGCAGGAGactggctgccccagcagtgccagattCTCCAGTCCTGCCACCCCACGCTGGCACAGGGATCCTAACCCACAGCTGCCACAGAGAATGGGGATGAAGCTCCCACACCTTCTCTGGGACCCCCAGTACCCAGTGCTGAGCTCTTTGGCTAGGAACGGTCCCAAGGAGCTTCATGGGCTCCACTGCACCAGTGCCTCCCTTTGTCCTCCCATTATCTGCAGGAGCATGGCCACGGAGCCCCGAGCTGGGGGATCCCCCCGTgcagccctgcactgccacccCCCCAGGGCCATCCTTGTCCGGGGAACACAGGGCCACCCAGGCACGGACCCCTGCCCCACCAGAGCCACCCACGGGCACTGAGCACCCCGGGAGCTGCTTCCCACCCCTGCAGGAGTCTGGGCGGCCGGGACCAGCCACCCCCAGTGCACAGGATCCCGGCGACGCGTACCTGCCGGTGAGGAAGGGTCCTCGCAAGCTGCCCCCAGTGGCCCCTCTAAGGTCTCATGCCTCCCGCACGAGAGCTCTGCTCCGCCTGCCCTCGTCTCTCTCTGCCACTGCCCTGCACTGGAAGTCATATGCTGCTTTATAAACTATTTACATACAATGGGGCCTTTATTGGCCCATGAACAACACACTTTAGCATTCAGATCTAACGCCCTGACTTCCGCCCACCCTGGCCAAACAAAGTGCCTGTGTGCTGCATTCCCGCTGCTCGGCCCTGCACCCACTCCCACCTCCCCACCACGCCCCGCACCGACCCCGGACACGGCCCCGCCACCCGCGGGCCGCTCGTGGCTCTGCCCGGCGGGACCCATCCCGCAGACAGACATCGCCGTGCCGGACAGACATCGCCGTGCCGGACGGGCCACACAGCGTGTCCGGAGGTCCCTTCCCAGGAAGCATGGCCATCCCGCATGGACAGCACGGCGCGCTGGAGCAGGGGTCTGCACTGAGCTGCCGCGgggctgggtggcactgggtgtgaGCCCTGCCATCCCCTCAAGGCtctggtgccagcagcagtgtCTGTGAGGGCACCCGAGCTGCCCCGCGTGTGCCGTGGGAGAAAGGCGGCCGAgtgatgctgctgtgctggggctgcgctCCTCCCCCGAGAGGGACTCACCGACGGTGTCCTACAGCTCGGACATGCGGCTGGGACAGCAATCCCTGTGCTCGCACAGCCCCCGTGCCCCCCAGGCTGGGGTCACAGCCACACCGCCACactgtgccccatccttgcagggatGGCACCGTGTCCCTTGGGTTTTGTCCCCAGCCTCAGGTGGGGAGCAGCATACCCAGTAAACCCTCCCAGCTGGGTGCCTGCAGGCTGGCAGGGCAGTCAATGCCATCCCAAATGCCACCTCCTCCCCTTAGCCCAAGGTGCGAGCAGCCGGAGCTGTGCAAGCGGTGGCGGCCAAAGACCGTCCAGCAAAGCTGTGAGGATGCCGCTTGTGCCCTCAGTGCCCCTCTGCCCACTCCCGCCATGAGGGCCAGCGCCGCCGgctcttccctcccctcccagggTCGAGCCCTGCCTGTGGCCCCCACTGTAGCCCCCTGGTGCTCCCCAGCTGGGGGACACGCGGCCACCCCCGGAGCGGTGCTGTGCCCGCCAGCTTCTCACCTCCACAGCAGGACAATCAATCAATGCTCGTCGGGATTGCAGCAATCACTCGGCACCGCACCACCCCCCTGGACTTTATACTGCCCTGCAGGCACGTCCCCCGCCCCCTCCCAAACAGCCTTGCTCCTTCCACCACTGCCAAGTAAACACCGCAGGTGTGTCCGGCCCTGCTCACACCCACCCGACCCACCAGGCGGCTGAGCATCCCCCGGGGCCAGCCCCCGGGCTACTGCAGCACCGGGGCAGGGCCAACCCCCAGGATGATCCCCGGGGACGTTTCTGGTCCCCGCGGCCCCACTCCCCTGCTGTGAGCATCCTCCCCGCTGCATTCCTTGCCAGCCAGGCACATACACCGTGGCGGAGCCCTGCTCTCCACCTGGGGGATGAttctgagcacccccagctctcggAGCACCTTGATCTGGTGCTTCAGgctgccggctggcccctggggAGCCACCAATACCCCGATTTAATGTGTAAAAGTCCAGCTGGGAAAAGACAAACAGCCGGTCAACGATTAACTCGGCTGGCCCGCTTCAAGGTCCCGCCGCCCAGCACCCCGTGTGGGACACGGCGACCCTGCCGCTCGTCCTGGGCCCCTGACCGGGCTGCAGGAGCCCGCACACGCCGTCCCTTGCAGGAGGGTGACATTAGTGCCGGTGTCCCCGCATGGGGACGGCAGAGTGGCACTGTGCAGCGGCTGGGGCCGCTCGGGGTGCCCCTGCAGCTGGACGGGGATCGGTGGGCAGCGAGATACCGGCGGTGGCCGGCggtgcagggctggctggggccaTCGAGGCCACAACCTCGGTCTCCGATAATCCGCCACACCTGAGTCAGCAGCGCCGGCGAGGAGCGATAGCGCGGCGGCACCGCCCAGTCCCGCACCCTGGACGGGCTCCGGGGTTTAGCGGAGGGCAAAGTGGGGCAGCAAGGGGGTAATGGAGCCCGGCTGCAGAGATCGGGCTGGGGGGGCCACTGGGGGCCACCAAGAGGAGGGCAGACTgctgagagctgggctgggctgagctaaACGGGACTAAGCACAATGGGAGGCTGGCATGGGGAGAGGGGTCCCTGGGAGCCAGGGTAGGGGTGActgaggggcactgggagagaggaTAGAGGTGGCTGGGGATTATTGGGAGCCAGGATAGGGgtggctgggggacactgagagcCAGGCAAGGCGTGACTGGGGATTACTGGGAGCCGGTTGAGGAGTGGCTGGGTATTACTGGTAGCCAGTTGAGGGGTGAGTGGGGATTACTGGGAGCCGGTTGAGGGGTGACTGGGGATTACTGGGAGCCAGTTGAGGGGCGGCTGGGGATTACTGGGAGCCAGTTGAGGGGTGAATGGGGATTACTGGGAGCCGGTTGAGGGGTGGCTGGGGATTACTGGGAGCCGGTTGAGGGGTGACTGCGCCAGGCGAGGGGTGCCTGGGGATTACTGGGAGCCGGTTGAGGGGTGCCTGGGGATTACTGGGAGCCGGTTGAGGGGTGGCTGGGGATTACTGGGAGCCGGTTGAGGGGTCGCCGGGGGCTCGGGCCGTGCGGCGGGGGTGTCGCCAGGTggcgctgcggggccgggccgggggcggcggggccgcacCTGCCCGCGGCAGCGCCGGCGGGGCTCAGCGTGGGAATCCCTCTGAAATGTagtaaaaatggagaaaaaaacaaccggaaagaggaggaggaaccCGGGGCGTTGCTGCTCAGCCCGGTGCCCGCCCGCTGTCCTTGCAGAGaggtggctgggaggggcagagGTCCCGGAGCGCGGGCAGCCCCCTCGCTGCTGGCCCCAGGCTGAAGTGCAGGAGCCATCGGTGAAGGACAGGCTGTGCTGAACAGCGGCCGGCGCTGCCTCCCGTACCCAGAAAAGTGCCCCACCCGCGGCCACGCTGCCAGAAATGCGCTCCTTGTTAATGACGCTAATTGTGGAGGTAATTGGTGTCTAAAGTTGCAGCGGAAGAGTTCAAAGACGTGGGCACGTCTAACGCAGATAAGCTGATGAGATGGGCAGGACTGAGTCAGCATGAGGATGGTGGGACTGGGGTGACGCAGCTGCTGGCATTCTCCTAGGGTCAGGGAACTTGCAGCCCAGCAGTCTGTATGGGTACGATGGACGAAATCAGGATTGAGCCATCACTGAAACATCTCCACTGCCGGGAGGACCGCAGAGGAGGCTTCcagagtcccctttccccggccaTTGTGCTCCAGGCGGGGCTGGCCCTGTGGAGGGCTCAGCCTCGTCACTGGATGGCCGCTGCAGTGCAGGGGCTGCTGGCTTCCAGGCCAGGACTGGCAGCAGGACAGGCATCCCTGGACCCAGGCTGCTGTTCTCAGAGACACAAAACCCTCTGCTCTGAGTCAACTGCCAGGAAGGTCACTGGCAGTGGGTGAGCACAGAAATcctttgtgctgctgcagcacagggcagagGGGGTTGCCGCCTAAGACTCAACAGCTTGTTCTGCCTGCCTGTGAGTCTGCTCTCCTGTGTCCTGGGTGCATCAGAGATGTGGGGAACAGCACCAGGGCACTATCCCAGTGATGCTACTGTGAAGATGTCCTGGTTTAAGAAAAAATGAGTTTTTTTGGATGCTGTGGTCAACtgaggtttcaactgtgtttccagtgGAAAGCCTATgctacaagagggactcctccctccttgatgaactgagaattgattatctaaagggtggtgatggactgagagttggtgatctgaggggtggatgtattggaaatttggtgagggggaggaggaatgttttttgGGAAGGTTTTCATTCCGAGTTCTGTGTTTATATATAGTTgcaggttaataaagttttttcttctttattcccaagttggagcctgctttgctctattcctggtcacatctcacagcagacaccagagagcatatattttcatgggggcactggcattgtgccagcgtcAGACCATGACAGAagagcagcatccctgccctcctgctggCTGTGGATCCTCAGGATCAGCCAGAGGGGCCAGCCACAGgtcactccctccctccctccctccctcccatgcCAGGGACACCTTTGCAATTGAGTTCCCTTATGGTTCTCCTTGCCAACAGCCCTAAACATGTCCCCTGAAGCAGAGGATGTGCCACAGTTGTCACGCAGATGTAAACTGTTCATACCCTCTGGGATACAGTGTCCCTTGAGCTTTGCCAGGTCTCCAAAGGAAAACTGTTGATGGTCAAGGACACTCTGGACAGATGGCAGCCTCAGGAGTTTGCAAAGGCAGTAGCACAACAGCACTGGCTTGTCTGTCACCAGCTTGCCTCGGGGTCCTAGCTTGAGTTGGCCTCGCTGGCACATGTGGCAGCacgcagctggggctgtgcaagGATGAGGAGAGGGGACAGAAGGGCAGGGCAATCCCCTAATCTGGGGCAGAAAGGCATCACCCCCTCGAGAGGGCACTGGGTACCCTGTGGGATGCCACAATGGGCAGCACCAGGGCTTTTAGGGGGGTCCAGCACAGGGTCTGGAGCGCTGTGCTGGACGGGCTGACATGTGCCCGTGGTCCTGGAGCTGCGAATGTCCCCCGGGGGGAGGAGGGCAGAGCCCCACACTCGGCTTCCTCACAGCCTGTGCCCCTGCCTGCCCCGGCTCCCCTGGCTCGGGGCCTCGGCCCTGGCTCCAGCGTCTGCGGCTGCCTGGAGGCAATTCAGCCCCCCCCTCCGCTCCTGGTATCCATGGCAACTCCAGCTGAAATTACATTAAAAAGAAATGAAACCAGCAGCTTTTCTCTTTGGCAAATAGGGGGAGGGGAGCTCAGCTGGGAAAGGCTGGGGAAGGGGTTTGAAGTTCGGAGGGAGGGGGCTGTGGGACAGATGCATTCCCACGTGGGGTCCCggtgctgggggcagcagggccggggggatttggggacatggtGGCACACGGTGTTGGCAGTCCTGGATACTGTGGTGCCAGCGTGCATGTGGGGGTCCAGCACCCTGACATGGGGGGTGATCCCAGGGTCCTCCTGCTGCCTCTGTAGGGGGTACAGCAACATGAGGACCAGCACAGGGCACCCCACCCACCCAGCCCGGCAGTCCCTGCATGCTCCAAGAAGAGGCGAGACACACCGCTATTAAAAATATCACTTCTGTTTTATTTGGAATTTGTTACTCTGCGCGGGTGACAGGGTATAAATACATTCTCCAACgagcatcctcaccctgagccctgcgcggggcgggggccgggcgggGTGCGGGGCCCTCGTTgttgcagggccagcagggccatcgatgcgctggccccgggcagcagggccagccggCACCGGAGCGTCACGGCCGCCAGCACGGGCAGCGTCTGCCAGCCGGACCGTCTTGCACAGGGACAAGATTGGTGTCCCCACAAGGACCTGTCCCTTTCTCCtgcctccccaggccccaggTGCTAGTGCTCACCTCGGGGGGCTGAGACTGGGGTACCCCACGCGGGATCccctgcagctccttctccatgCCCGACCACACCAAAGCCACTTGCCTAGAGCCACGTGTGGCTCGGTGGCCACAGCagatgccccagccccagcacaggttgGCTCCCAGACCCACACAGGCTGCATCACCCCCAGAGTCCCTACCCAGGCATCTGTTCCAGCTGCACATCCTGGATGCAGGAGCTGGGGTCACCCCACGATGGGGTAAAGGCCCCAGTGGAAGCAGCCTGGGAGGCAGAGTGGATGCTGGTGAGCAGCTcaccccgctcctgccgcaggctgcaAACCACCGGCTCTGCTTTCGGGCAACAAGCAcgggcagggagggcacagcacagccctggggcagtGGTGAAGGGATGTGGGATGCTc
The nucleotide sequence above comes from Melospiza melodia melodia isolate bMelMel2 chromosome 16, bMelMel2.pri, whole genome shotgun sequence. Encoded proteins:
- the GJB1 gene encoding gap junction beta-1 protein; translated protein: MNWAGLYTVLSGVNRHSTAIGRIWLSVIFIFRIMVLVVAAESVWGDEKSAFTCNTQQPGCNSVCYDHFFPISHIRLWALQLILVTTPALLVAMHVAYQQHQEKKLLVMTGHADAKHMEEVKKHKMRIAGSLWWTYVCSVVFRLLFEAVFMYIFYMLYPGYQMMRLVKCEAYPCPNTVDCFISRPTEKTIFTVFMLVTSSVCIILNMAELVYLVVRACARRSQHHSNPSSGKGSFYGHKHSSEYKQNEINQLLTEQDGSLKDMLRRNSGLQEKGDRCSAC
- the LOC134425649 gene encoding LOW QUALITY PROTEIN: gap junction alpha-3 protein-like (The sequence of the model RefSeq protein was modified relative to this genomic sequence to represent the inferred CDS: inserted 1 base in 1 codon), producing MGTLQGRPWVGSVHTCLAXGVGRCFGGLWGGCVWRVAVLQGTTARAMGDWSLLGRLLENAQEHSTVVGKVWLTVLFVFRILVLGAAAERVWGDELSGFSCDTQQPGCQNACYDSTFPISHLRFWVLQIIFVSTPSLVYLGHILHLVHLEEKAQQQAAARAGSGARRQRPRQPQLPAGNTRARVCMRGAILRTYICNIVFKALLEVGFIVGQYALYGFQLKPLYTCSRWPCPNTVNCYISRPTEKTIFILFMLGVACVSLLLNLVEIYHLGLTKCRRGPGPKSRILTAPGGPVGPGSTYVTLPRGGSPRHGLAPLKKAGAWLGVAGGSHRDVRMADLAV